Proteins from a single region of Dehalococcoidales bacterium:
- a CDS encoding MBL fold metallo-hydrolase, with the protein MKLRVLGAHNRETATTKCTSLLIDDVLSIDAGSLTSCLTISAQKRLKAVLLTHAHFDHIRDIPAIALNLHRECARIKVYSTCEVRSMIETHLLNGEIYPRFQDLPRGWPTLQFKTMRPYEPEIIYGYEVIAIPVNHSVTAVGYQVSDSRGNAVFYTGDTGPFLVDSLRDLCPQILVTEVTFSDRYSPLAADTGHLTPSGLHNVLVGFRRLKGYVPGIIVVHMDPAMEKEISEEIEEVASDLGASITVARADMLVPVPAPAPSPAPSPAASITGKRYQGYTVVNYIP; encoded by the coding sequence ATGAAACTTCGTGTTCTGGGTGCACACAACCGGGAGACGGCAACTACCAAATGTACTTCTTTGCTTATTGATGATGTCCTGTCGATTGATGCAGGCAGTCTGACCTCATGTCTTACCATTTCAGCCCAGAAAAGGCTAAAGGCTGTTCTTCTTACACATGCACATTTTGACCACATCCGGGATATTCCAGCCATTGCACTGAATCTTCATCGTGAATGTGCCAGAATCAAGGTCTACTCCACTTGCGAAGTCCGCAGCATGATTGAAACTCATTTGCTCAACGGAGAAATCTACCCCCGATTCCAGGACCTGCCCAGGGGATGGCCTACGCTCCAATTCAAGACAATGAGACCGTATGAACCGGAGATTATTTACGGGTACGAAGTTATCGCTATCCCTGTCAATCACTCGGTAACTGCCGTTGGCTATCAGGTCAGTGATTCCAGAGGTAACGCCGTATTCTACACTGGTGATACCGGCCCATTTTTAGTAGATTCCTTGCGCGACTTGTGCCCACAGATACTTGTCACTGAGGTGACCTTCTCTGACAGATATTCGCCCCTTGCCGCCGATACCGGTCATCTCACTCCGTCCGGTCTTCACAATGTGCTCGTTGGATTCCGACGGCTCAAGGGATACGTCCCAGGAATAATAGTGGTACATATGGACCCGGCAATGGAGAAAGAAATAAGCGAGGAAATTGAGGAGGTCGCCAGTGACCTGGGTGCTTCGATAACTGTGGCACGTGCGGATATGCTCGTGCCGGTCCCGGCTCCGGCTCCTTCTCCGGCTCCTTCTCCGGCTGCATCAATTACAGGGAAACGTTATCAGGGTTACACGGTTGTCAATTACATACCTTGA